CAGCTTCCACGAGCGTGTGATCGAGATCGAGAAGGTGCAAACGGACGACAAAGCGAAGCGCAGTGTGCTCGTGATCGGCGATGACAAGTATCTCGATCTCGACCCCGGCAAAGGCCGCACCTTCACGCATGAAAGCCTGCCGTTTGATCTCATGATCACGAACTGGAAGCAGCATGCGCAGCCGAAACGTGACACCGGCGGCCGAACCGACGCGGTGGACGGCTATTACATCCAGGAAGTCACCACGCTCGACGATGCTGGAGCCGCCTTGCCGGATGAGCAGCTTGCGAGCGCCTGCATCGCCATCGTGAAGGACAAAAAATCCGGTGAGGAGCAGAAGGGCATCCTGTGGGAGTTCGCCGCCGCGCCTTGGACTGTCACGGTGGGTGCTGACAAATTCCTCATCTCACTCGACCACCGCTCCTACAAGCTGCCGTTTGCGGTTCGCCTGGATCAAACCGAGCAGGAAAAGCATCCTGGCACCGAGCGGGCGCGTCGGTTCACCAGCAAGGTCACGAAGATCACCGGCGATCACGAAGAAAAGCGTGTCATCACCATGAACGAGCCGGTGCGCAGCGAGGGCTACGCCGTGTTCCAGCAGACTTTTGATGATGGCACACGCAGCGGCAGCGGCGTGAAGCGCTCCGGCTTCCAGATTGTGGAAAACCCTTCGGATCACTGGCCGCTCATCTCTTGCATCATCGTTGCCGAGGGCTTGCTGCTGCACTTTCTCATGATGCTGGCTCGTTTCATCAAAGTGGAGCCGTGGAAGTTTTCCCTCGGCCTCATTCTCGCCTTCAACGCCGCCTTCGCCCTCGCGATGTGGAAGCTGCTCTAAACTTTCAAACTCGCTGAATGCCATGAAAACTCTCCGCCTCGCCCTTTTCTCGCTGTTCGCGATCAGCGGCTTCGTTGCCGCCGCCGAACTGCCGCCGCTCGATCTTTTCCGCGACAAGGAAGTCGTCGAGACCTTCGCTTCGATTCCTGTGCAGGAGTCCGGGCGTATCAAGCCGCTCGAAAACCTCGCCAGCTACCGCCTGCTGCGCTTCCGCGCCCGTCGCAGCATCTGGCTGACTGACAACGGTGAGATGGACGGCGGCAAACCGCTTGTTGATCCCGCCACGCAGAAGCCGATTACGAAGGAAGGTGACAAACCCGTGAAGCTGAGCGCCACGGAATGGCTGCTCATGAGCTGGTTCCGTCCCGACATCGCCAAAACAGTACCGCTGTTCAAGGTGGACAACTCCTCCGCGATCGAAGAACTCGGGCTGAAAGCCAAGGCGAAACGCGATCAATACACCTTCGCCGAGATCGAGCCGGCGCGTCTGCTGCTCATGGAAAAGATGGGCGAGTATCGCGAAATCCCGGCCAAGAAGCAGACGCCGGAGCAGCGCATGATCGTCCAGCTCGCCGCGAACTTTCTCGACTACGAGATGATCACCGGTCACTTCGATTTCATCCGCTCGCCCGTCGGTGACAAGGCCGACGCATTGCCCGCAGGCATCGATAAACCCGTCCGTCTCTCGAAGAGCCTCAACGCATTGGCGCAAGACATCCGTAAAGGCGATGTGCCGCCGATGCAGAAACCGTGGTTCCGTGAATTCGGCAAAGGTGCGCTCGGTGCGATGATGAGCGGCAATGCCGAGCAGCAACTCCGCCTGTTTCCACCCGCGCCCCAAGCCACTGACGTCTGGCACGGCCCTGGCGAGATCATCTTCGGCACGATCAATGGCGAAAAGGAAGTGGACGCGGAGCAACTTGCCTGGCTGGCGCTGTATGAGGAGGTCTATCTGGCCCTGCCTGATGCCGCGAAGTTCAAAGCCGCGAGCAAGACGCTGCTGACCAAAATCCAAGACGCGGCCAAACTGCGCGGGGAAGGGCAGTTCGTCGCGTTGGAGCGCCATTCGATGAAGGCGGACTACTTTTTCTATGCGCAGTGGATTTTCCTCGTCGGTTTCATCGCCTTGGCGCTGACGTGGGTTTCACCGGGTTCACGCTTCGATAAAATCGCGAAGGTGCTCACCTGGGTCTTGCTCGCGACGGCCACGGGCTATGCCGTGACCGGGGTGGTGATCCGCTGCATCATCATGCAGCGTCCGCCGATCACGACGTTGTATGAGACGATTCTGTTCATTGGCGCGGCCACGGCGCTGTTTGGACTCGTCGCCGAATGGATCACGAAACGTTCCCTTGGTCTGCTGGTAGCGGCGGTGGGGGGCACCGCGTGCATGTTCCTCGCCATCCAGTTTGAGGCTTCCGAAGCCACGGACACTCTCCAGCAGCTCCAGGCCGTGCTCATCACGAACTTCTGGCTCTCGACGCATGTGCCGATGATCAACCTCGGTTACTCCGCGTGCATGGTGGCGGCGTTGCTCTCACAGTTCTATTTCATCCATCGTTTTTGCGGCTACCGGAGCCCGAAGGTGCTTTTTCTCCAGCGTGTCATGGGGGATGCGAGTGCGCGTGACTCGTATGGGCGCTTCCTCACCCGCGTGGCCTATGGTTTCATCGCCACCGGGCTGTTCCTATCACTCGTTGGCACGGTGCTCGGCGGGATTTGGGCGAATTACAGTTGGGGCCGCTTCTGGGGTTGGGACCCGAAGGAAAACGGCGCCTTGATGATCGTGCTGATGTGCCTGGTCATCCTGCACGCGCGCATGGGCGGCTACATTCGTGAGATTGGCATCCACTGCTGCAATCTCATCCTCGGCTGCATCGTGATCTTCTCGTGGTTCGGCGTGAACCAGCTCGGTGTCGGCCTGCATGCCTATGGCTTCACTGATGGCATCTGGCCGAAGATTTACGGCTACTGGCTCAGCCAGGGCGTGCTGCTAGGGTACGGGCTGTTTTTGGCGTGGTGCGGGCGACGTGCGAAAAATCGAGGCGAGAGTGATCTCGCTGCCGCCACAGAAGCGGTCGGAACAGACTGATCAATCCGATTTTTTATACGCGATGATGCCCTGCGCGATGCCTTCGGCGATGCGGGCGCGGAACTCGCCGGTGAGCATGCGCGCACGCTCGCTGGAATTGCTGACGAAGCCGCATTCGACGAGCACCGCAGGGTTTTTCGTCGTGGCGCGGATGACGTGGAAACCGGCACTTTTCACGCCGCGATTCGTCATGCTGGTGCGTTGCACCAAGTAGGCCTGGATGTAGGCGGCCAGCATGTAGCTGGAGGAAAAGTGGTAGTAGGTCTCCGCGCCTGCGCCGCTGCCACCACGGTTGTAGTTGTAGTGAATGCTCACAAAAATGGCATTGCGCGGGCGGTTCCCGGTCGCTGAACGATCCTGCAGCGGGATGAACACATCCCGGCTGCGGGTCATGATGACCTTGAGCCCTTCTTTTTTCAGGAGCTGTTCCACGCGCCGTGCCGTGTCGAGGGCAAGATGCTTTTCATACACATAGCCGATGGCCGCACCCCGATCATGAGCACCGTGGCCAGGATCCAGTATGACGGTGTCGAAGGCGTTTGCAGAGGATGTCAGAGCCAGTGCCGCCGTCGTGATCCACAAAACACCTGTCAGGAGGCGGTTCCAAAAGTGGGGAAGGCGGGTAGATGGCGGCATGTGATTCAGAAGGTGATGATGGGGTGCGCATAACCACCCCGCAAACGCGTGATTCATACAGCAAGCGAAGAAGCAATGAAAGGAGCAAGTGCTTTGCCTGCAAACTCTGGTTGCAGGACACAAAAAAGCCGCCGGATGGTTCGCATCCGGCGGCGCAGGTGATGATCAAATTAACTCATCAAGGATTGCCCAGTGGCGAAGGCGGCAGTCCGCCAGGCTGGCCGAGTGGTGCTGGAGGCGCTCCGGGCAGAGGCTGCCCAAGACCACCAGGAAGGCCGGGTTGTCCGAATGGTGCAGGTGGCAGACCATTTGGGCCTTGAGTACCCTGGCCGACACCTGCACCAAGGATCACATTCAGCACGCGCTGAGGGATCCCTTGGGATGCCTGGGTGAATGTGTCCATGCCGCCCGCCATGACCTTGGGGCCGACGGTGCCTCTTTTGCCATTCAATGCCTCAA
The window above is part of the Prosthecobacter sp. genome. Proteins encoded here:
- a CDS encoding N-acetylmuramoyl-L-alanine amidase → MPPSTRLPHFWNRLLTGVLWITTAALALTSSANAFDTVILDPGHGAHDRGAAIGYVYEKHLALDTARRVEQLLKKEGLKVIMTRSRDVFIPLQDRSATGNRPRNAIFVSIHYNYNRGGSGAGAETYYHFSSSYMLAAYIQAYLVQRTSMTNRGVKSAGFHVIRATTKNPAVLVECGFVSNSSERARMLTGEFRARIAEGIAQGIIAYKKSD
- a CDS encoding cytochrome c biogenesis protein ResB, which encodes MSSPPQSLLARIFAFLTSFGLATFTLTGLLIITFLGTLEQAEYGLVASQARYFESFFIDRIDIGSCWRALAFNGYWDIGNITLPLHIVPGGYTLMAILFVNLFCGGIVRIRKSPKTIGVIISHFAILFMIAAGAVSYHFAKEGSLELAEGKTSDEFRSFHERVIEIEKVQTDDKAKRSVLVIGDDKYLDLDPGKGRTFTHESLPFDLMITNWKQHAQPKRDTGGRTDAVDGYYIQEVTTLDDAGAALPDEQLASACIAIVKDKKSGEEQKGILWEFAAAPWTVTVGADKFLISLDHRSYKLPFAVRLDQTEQEKHPGTERARRFTSKVTKITGDHEEKRVITMNEPVRSEGYAVFQQTFDDGTRSGSGVKRSGFQIVENPSDHWPLISCIIVAEGLLLHFLMMLARFIKVEPWKFSLGLILAFNAAFALAMWKLL
- the ccsA gene encoding cytochrome c biogenesis protein CcsA, with product MKTLRLALFSLFAISGFVAAAELPPLDLFRDKEVVETFASIPVQESGRIKPLENLASYRLLRFRARRSIWLTDNGEMDGGKPLVDPATQKPITKEGDKPVKLSATEWLLMSWFRPDIAKTVPLFKVDNSSAIEELGLKAKAKRDQYTFAEIEPARLLLMEKMGEYREIPAKKQTPEQRMIVQLAANFLDYEMITGHFDFIRSPVGDKADALPAGIDKPVRLSKSLNALAQDIRKGDVPPMQKPWFREFGKGALGAMMSGNAEQQLRLFPPAPQATDVWHGPGEIIFGTINGEKEVDAEQLAWLALYEEVYLALPDAAKFKAASKTLLTKIQDAAKLRGEGQFVALERHSMKADYFFYAQWIFLVGFIALALTWVSPGSRFDKIAKVLTWVLLATATGYAVTGVVIRCIIMQRPPITTLYETILFIGAATALFGLVAEWITKRSLGLLVAAVGGTACMFLAIQFEASEATDTLQQLQAVLITNFWLSTHVPMINLGYSACMVAALLSQFYFIHRFCGYRSPKVLFLQRVMGDASARDSYGRFLTRVAYGFIATGLFLSLVGTVLGGIWANYSWGRFWGWDPKENGALMIVLMCLVILHARMGGYIREIGIHCCNLILGCIVIFSWFGVNQLGVGLHAYGFTDGIWPKIYGYWLSQGVLLGYGLFLAWCGRRAKNRGESDLAAATEAVGTD